TGCATGGGTCATGACCACCCTGTCCCCTACAGCCTCTGGGCACCTCCACCTCAGCCAGTTTGACCCATTAGTGCTTGAGGGTCACATATTCCACTCCTTCTTGACTCAGAGGCCGCTCGCCAAGCCCCAAATGAACCAGCTCCGAGTAATGTATCCCTTCGTCTTCTGGAACATCTGGAGTCACATTCTCATAGTCGCCCTGAAAAAGCCACATCATGGTCAGCTTGGCTTCATGGTCCCCAGCCTCCCACCATCTTCTTTCTCTGCCACTCTCTCCTTGACTCCACGGGGAGATCAAGTGCCCAAGCAGGGGTACTCTTGTCCAGAAACTGGCAGCCATTGGCATCTCAGATTGGGAGGTGCCTGCCCTGTGCCTGAGCAACCTCTCCACTGCCCAGCCTTTGACACCACTGAGTCCTCCCAAGTCTCCCCATCTTGGAGTCACAGCTGAGGCCAGTTCTTCTACTCTCCTACTTCTCATAGCCCTGCCCTCTTACCACTTGATGCTTCTGCACCACAGAGTAAGTGACCGTGTTGTCCCTGTTTAAGGAAGTTCTCTGCACCTCTGAGGTTCCTGCCTCTCTGAAAGAGAGGGCAGATAGATTATCACAAATGAAGCATTTCTCATGAACTTTCCTCCTTTTAATTCTCCTAGACCCTAAGAACACCCCAGCCTCTCAGCCCCTTAAGTATATGCCTAATGCCCACAGTAGGAGCTAATGTGTCAAATGAGTGGGTGGATGTATGTATCACAATCTTAATTTTGGTGATAAAGACTGATTCTGGGCTTAGTTTTGGCTGGCTTGAAGGAAAAGTCCCGTTCCTGAGACCATTACTTACTGAGGGAGCAGGTTGTTCTGGGTGTATAGTGGTGCCTGGCATGAGCTCAGCATGGAGATGACAGATGAGACATGGGCTTTTcctcccacagccctcccagggtGCAGCTGTCACCCTCCTGGGGCCTTCCATACCCAATCCTTGGTGTGTCAGCCTCAGCAACAGGAAAGCGCAGAGTAGCATAGCTGATGGAATCTTCCATCACTGGGTTGTAGCAGCCCAGGGAGTGGGGGCCTTCGGAGAGCGGGGCTCTTCTAACCTGTGAGGGAAGCAAGTTTTCAGCTCtcacccctcctttccccaccatAGTTCCCTTCCCCTGGCTGCTTACAGCCCAGGCTTCTCCACAGTACTCTTTATTCCCtaacccccaccaccacccctcctgcTTCACTTTGTTTCTTTGCTTGACTTCAAGGTCTGCCCTGCACTTTATCTTTCTTCCATCCTACCTTTCTGTTCCTCACAAAGAAGCTCTGTGCACTGGAGTTTTCCTGAAGCTCTTGTTGGCTCTGAATCCTCTTCCAGCTAAGATATAAAGACCTGCTCAGTGAGGATCGAGGGAATGGGGACAAGCCCTTGTGGAATGGGCTAGCTGGGCTCTCCAGGACAGAGTAACTGGAGTTACTCCCTGGAACTggctgagggagagaggaggggaaaggggagaagaaggaggagggggaggaggggagggcagtgtgAGGAGCTCACCTTCGCTGAAGCTTCACCCCCAAGAGTGGCAGGAGGAGGATGGCCAGGAAGAGCCCCATTCCCAGAGCCACTTGCCTGCTGATGGTCTCTGGACTATCTGATGAAGAAAGGAGGACCATCTATTGATGACACTGTCTCAGTCAGATACCAGACCACTCTGCCCTGATGTTCACCTAGAGGGCATCCTCGATTTCTCTTTGTAGAGCTCTGTCCTTTTGCCTGCATGACTTCCACCAGTGGGGATAGGATACAGACAAAGAGGGAGAAGCCAGTCCCTGCCCTTTGGACCTGCCTTTAGCAGGATTGCTCTTTTTCATGAAGAGCTCCTGCTTTGTGACAGGCAGGGGTACACATAGAACATGTAACCCTCATAAATGTATACAGCATCTTCAGAGGGCACTTTGGCCATACTATTAGAATTTCAAACCATTGTCCTTTGACCCAATTTGGTGTAGGAGTTTATCTTCCAACTATCCTTGCAGGGGTGCCCTGAGCAAGAAAGTGTACACACCTTGAGGAGGGCACTGGGTAGTGAGTTAAGCAACATCCATACACCAGAATATAGCACAGGCCTTGGGGGGGGGGAAGTTTCCAGGGTGTCTGCAAAGTGGGAGACCCAGGGAACgtgtttttatataatatattacatttcaAAGTCATGTGCTCAGGCTATTTTCCTTTAGTGTCCAACTTTGCAGGCAATGATCCTCTAAATTTAAAACCATGGCACCAATCATTAATCTGAAAAAGtataacaaataaattaatatctTCCCTATGCTTCCAGACTCTTTAGACACCCTTTGTACATACTCTCCAAGTGGTGTTATTACATGGAAAAAAGGAAGTTCAGGACAAAGTGTGAGCCCTGCCACCATTTGTGTAGTGAAGGGTTATGTAGACACAGATGTATAGAGTATAGATGCATGTTGCACATGTAAAGAATTCTCTGAGGAGATGTAAACACCTTCCAATAGTGAAGGCTTAGAGGGAGGGGTAGAGTTCTTGGGGAGCAAGAAAGGAGAGGTGTCTGTATTTGCACTATTTGCTCTTTTGTGCTGTTGTAAACTTTTACCATGTACTTGTACGGTCTTTTAAAagaccacttaaaaaaaaaagaccacttAAGTTTCAAAAGATAAAACAGGGGTGCTACAGAGAGTGACAGAGGGAGGGACCCAGTCGGAACTCAGGGTGTCTGGAAGGTGGAAACAGTCTGAGAGGGAATCTTTCTGGAGAGAGTCGGGAAGggcaaggaaggagggaagactgGTGAGCTATGTGCAGCAGGGGTTGCCTTTGAGCACACAggctgggctggcctggcctggcaggacagggaaggggtgcagagggaagaaggggtagGTGACTGGGGTGCAcagccttggagaaaagccacaGGAGTggtcaaagacagagaaaaagagggaaggagccTTACAGTAGACAGTGAGGATTCTGGGGGGTGACTGGTCCATGCCCAGTCGGTTGGCCCCCTGGCACCAATAGGCGCCTGAGTGCTGGACCTTCACAGGATCCAATCTCAGTGTCTGATCATCATGGTGAAGGTTTTGGTTATTCCAGTCAAACCAGGTGTACTGGGAGATGGGAGGGTTGGCATCACTCTCACATGTCAGGACTGCCTTCTTCCCCTCCATCACACTGTCTTCAGGGCTAATGGACACTCGTAGCCTCCTAGGTGCATCTGTAAGGAGAAGTGAAATCAGGATCCATGTAGCCAGTTACCTGCCCTTCTCTGCTCTTAGCCTCCAGGTCCAGCCACTCACACAGCACTTGGAGCTTCCAGGCCTCAGACGTGCTCTGTCCTATGGAGTTGTTGACCAAGCAGTTGTAATTTCCAGTATCTTCTGGAGAGATGGGGTTAAAGCTCAgatctcttccttccttcagaaatattccatttttcttccaGAAGAAGAGGACATCAGTTGGGTAGCTACTTGAGAAGTTACATCGGAGGAGGACTGGGTGCCCAGAGTGAATCTCAGAGCCAAGGCTGATCGGAAGAACGTTGACACCTCTGGGGGCATCTGGAGAGCAAGGGCCTCAGTCTGACCTCTTGGGTCCCATTCCCTCTTCCTGTCCCCAGGACTTCCTCTCCCCTTGGTGCTGAGGCCTGACTCTCATCCCTTAATTCCCTGGTCAAGGATTCTGGTTGAGGCTCCAGGCTCCTCACCCTTAAAGCCCCATATCCCACCTTGCCACCTCCCAGATGCCCCTGCCTGGGTCACTCACACTGGACATGTAGGTTGACAGGGACAGCCCATGAACACCACTGGTTACAGGCTGCACAGGAGAATTGACTGGCATTCCAGGGAACTTTCTGAATCATCATCACCCCAGGCATTATCTCTTTCCGGAAGCCTTGGGATTGCCATTCATAACTGGTAACACGGGGGTTACTGGAAGTGTAGTTGCAAAACAGGGTCACATTGTCTCCTTCTCGAATTGGTGTGGGGTTTTGAATCACCATGGTTACATTTTTAGGGGAATCtgggagaaaatgagagaaatgggTGAGGAAAAGTCAGCTGTTCATAATACCtgtttctttctgcttcctcttttccttctgcctatCCCCTGCACCCACACATTTCCTAAATTAACCATAGGAAGGCTCACGCTTCCCTCTTGTATCCATATGAGGACAGAAACCCTGCCCTTCCCATTTGACCTGGCTGTGTAGAGGTAGGATGGTGCATTGGCTAGGAGCACAACTCTGGCAGAGAACACGTGGCATGGTCTGTGGTCTTGGCAAGGGTCTGGAGCACACTTCCAGGTGGCTGCAGCATTAGtggtaatattattattattattattattataattataaaaagtacAGCTCTGGAACCAAACTTCCAGGCCCTACCACTTggagctgtgtgaccatgggctGCAAgtctcagtttattcatctgtcaAACGGGGTCCTAAGAGTATTGAACCTCATGGAGTTGTTGCCAGAACAAAAGAAGATGATGTCCTTAGAGCAGCATAGCAAACACTCAATAAACAtcggtgctgctgctgctatcATATATCGGCCTATCTAGATGTTCCAGATTTGTGTGTTCCCATCAGCATATTTGGCCCAGACATTGATGTTCCAGGGTCCAAGGATGACAACTATGGATTGTCTTTGTCTTGGGCTTGACTCAGTGACAAGACTCACTGTGTTAAAAAGGGTCTGACGATGGAGAAGTAATGCCCCATTTCTCCTCGAAAACTTCAGGACCCCTTCTAGGACTCAGCCACTGCTTAGTGATGCCAAGTCTCTGTTTCCCTCATGGGACCCTGGTATCATGTggcttattcattcaacaaacatctaATGAGCACCTACCACCAGTCAGGCCTTATTTTGGTGCAGAGAATACAACTGTGAACAGCAGCAGAATACCTGCCCCAAGAAGATTACATGTCAGGAGACCCTGGCTTTTGTTTGCTGTCCATCCTAGGACCCAGGAATCCCCTGTACTCATCTGCCTTCTTCCTGTACCTACTTCCACAGCGTCTCCCTCTGGAAGCCACATGCCCTGTGACTACTCACATTGGACATCCAACTCAGCTGCTTGGCCAATTTCTCCTGGACCAACACTGTTTTTTGCCAAGCAGGAATAATTCCCAGCATGCTTGAGGAGGACCTTTGGGATCTGGAAGGTCTTGTTTGTTGTCGGTATTTCAATCTTATTATGATACCAGGTATAACTTATTGGAGGAGGATAGGCCTGTGATGTACAAGTCAGGCTTATTTTACTTCCCTCCTTAGCTGGTAAGACTGTGAACTCAACCGTGGAAGGTTCTGGAGCATCTGCAAAAAGGGGCAGAGGCAAGTGCgggaggtgagcagaggcctCTCCTGCTGACCTCTCAATGGCCTTGGTTCCCCCACCCCTAACTCCCTACCCTTCCACAGCTCCCAGGAGGCTCACAGTGCACTTGGAGGGTCACTTCTAACTTTGTTGAGCCTATATCATTCTGGGCCTCACAGTGGTAGTTTCCAGTCATCTGCTTGGTCACTGAGGACAGAGTTAGTGTGACTGTCTTCTGCTCCCTGTGCAGTGTCTCCTGCTCACTCAAATGGTTTCCATCCTTGAACCAGGACATAGTCTTGTACTGTGGGTTGCTGCTGATGATCTGGCACTTCATGGTCACAGAATCCCCCTTTTTCACAATGGCTTCTCCAGGACTCGTCATGTTCACAGAATTCCCCTTGTTCACAATGGCTTCTCCAGGACTGAACGTGATCTGCAATTTTGGGGAGTCTGGTGGAGCAGAGGGACAGTGGGGGAGAGGACAGAGAATTCTCAGAGGGTGTAAAGTGGTGAGAAGTTGCCTGGCTTTTCTTCTGATAAAGCAGTGGCCTGCATGTAGCATATGCGGTGTGCAGCCACTCACTGTTACCCCTGTCAGCATGGGCTGGCAACTGTCACTACCTCCCACTCGTTTCTGCTCTTCCCACCCCCAGTTCTGGAAGGTCTGGTCACCACCAGCAGCCAGAAGCATTCCTAACACTGTCAATTAGACCTTGCCCCTCCCTTGCTTGAAACCATTCAGTGGAGTCctcacttagaataaaatccaaaaccCTGAGTGTTGCCCACAAGCTCAAGTGCCGTGGTTCCTCTAAACCATCCTATCCTACACTAGGCCCCTCAGACATGGTGCTGGGGGTCTGTTGCCCCTTGCTTGTCACAGACACACCAAGTTCCTACTTCAAATCTTTGTCctcactctttcctcttcttggaacATTCTTGAAATTATCTGCCTGCCTCAGTCCCTCCCTTCACTCAAGTCTCAATTCAAGTTCACCTGCCTCACAGAAGTCTCCATCTCTTACTCCCTCTGTCCaacccctgctttatttttttcttaatacagTTAGCACTACCAACTGTTATATCTTCTATTTCGTTATTGATCTCTTATTGCTTGGCTTTCCCACTGCAATGGCATCTCCACATGGGCAAGAATTTTGCTCACCGCTGTCTCCCCAGCAACCATAATAAGACCTGACACCTAGTAGGTTTGCAAGaaatatctattgaatgaataaatgagacaaaaataatgatataaaaaattcctcccctctctccccaaagAACAATAAAACCTAACTAGATGATCCCCAAATCATGTGATTAATCCTCATAGCTTGAGGattggttaaaatattttattctattagaCCAAAGCATATGCTGAAACGAATCAGTTTCCTGACAACAGGGATGGTGGAGGAATGAACCCAGCTAGGCCTGGACCATCCCCAGCTTCAGGGGCCCACAGACTGCTTATGCTTCCTTCTGTGGAGGTTCCTGCTACTCTGGGTGCTCACTGAGGTGTTGGGAGAAGAGGACAAGTCTCTCATCCTTCCCATAAGAGCATTGGAGAGACTCACGCTTCACATCTAGCCGCACTGTTTCCTGAGAGAGTAGCCCATCTGCACTATCATTCCAGAGCTGACAGGTCAGTTTCTTGCCATGGTTGGTCCACACTGGCTGGAATGTGAGCTGGCTCTGGGTAGAGACAGTCTTGGTGGTCAGGATACTTGAAGGGACAGAGGAAAGATTGTGTTGTGTCCCCTCCAGGGACCACTGCAATTTGATCTGGTACCCAAAGCAGGCAAAATCCAGTTTGCATGTCACTGTGGCCTCCTGGAGCTCCCGGATCTCTAGAGGGAGGTCAATGCGAGGTGGAGGAGCTGTCTCTGCAAAAGAGTAAGAACCATGCTGGTGGCCTGGGAGACTGAGGACTGCTGCATACTAGCTTCTTACACCTGGCTTTAGATGCCATGCCCCAAATAACTCCTCAGGAACCCCTTCCCAGTCTATCTACCTCTCTCCAGACCTACCCTCTTCTGTGAGTCACTTTTGCTCAGCTGAAGCACCCCTCTGGAAGGTCAAGGGCTGAAACTCCTTAGGGATTACATTTCAGATTTTGTACTTACTTTATTTTCACTGCCGAATATTTGCTTTCTACATGTTTTCAAGATtgctctccccgccacccctaAGTCAATTTCAACAGTTTAGTTCAACATGCATTTCTTGGCTTTGATGACAAGCCTGCATTGTTTAATGGTCTCACCCCAAACAGCATTGCTTTAGGGGGTTCCTTTAGCAGAGCAGGACTGTGGGCAGCCAATCCCAGCTGTCCCAGGGCCAGGCTACCCTCAGACTACAGGGTTTGAAGCTACATCTCTCACTCCAAACATAGGGCTGCCTAGAACCACCCACCTACGAGAGGCTATGAAACAGAGTGAGCACATGCCCTGGGGTGCAGGCCCCAGAACTGTGTTTGATCCACCTCTTACATGTGTGTCATTTAGCCATGAAGAGCCACTTAAAATTAAACACCAACATTAACACATTGCAATATTTTACTTCAAAATCTAGAGTTTTATCTCCTTTTGAAAAATTGGGTAACCTGGAATCTAGATTACAGAGTAGGCAGAAGCTGAGTGGCAGGTGGGATACTTAAGAAGGAACAAGTGCTCATGCTCCAATTTGGCCACAGCCCCATGTATGTGCTGCCTGAGCCACCCACGGGCACCCCCTGCCTGGCCTCTGCAGGCAACCTCATTTGGGGCCCCTGTCCCAGGAGTGGGGGTTTCCCACTTCCCTCCTTGCCCATGCAGAGGCAGAGGACCCCATCCCCCATGGCCTTACTGGAGATGTTGAGGACTATCTTGTCCATCCATTTGTCATTCCCCGATGTCACCCTCAGCCCCAGATGACCATTGTCTTGGGCATTTACAGGGTGAATGTGGAGGGTGCAGTTGGATTTGTTGTCTCCCAGGAATTGTACCCTTCCCTTAGAGGCGGATGTCTCAAACTTTTTCTCTTCATAGAGGATTGCCCCATTGAAATTCTTGGTTATGCTGTCCCACTCATAATTCTGATACACAGTCAGGTTATCCAGGACTTTTCCATTCCCCGGGATTGTGTAGCGGCAGGGAATCCAGATGCAGGTCCCCTCCCAGGCGTAGAAGGTTTCCGGGTGTTCAAACTTCCAATCTTGTGAGTCAGAGAAAGCCAAGTGTTCTGGAACCCACCACAGTTATCAGAAAGCATTATTGAGGGGCATGGAGAGCTTTCAAAGGAGTAAAGAATCCCCtctaaagagagagggagagacacaaagagggcaagaaacaaagagaaaagcatatatacacatgtgtccACTGCCTGTCCCACCCTACCCCACATTTACTCTTTTCTGCCCCAGATCTTTCCTCCTTCTGCAGCTCCACAGTCTCCCCAGAACCCAAATACCACCCCGGGCCACAGTCCTTACCGAGGAGCAGGAGCAAGGGGCTGAGGAGATGCATGGCGTTGCGTCtaggcaggggcctggggtggaAAGAGTGTGTCTTTGAGATATCTGGTCTCTTACGTCCTCCAGACAGCTTTTCTTGCTCATCCACTGAGCTCCAACCCCTTGTCCCTGATCCCTGGAAGCCCATGCCCGGTCGTATGGTAGGATGTGGGCTTCTGGAGGCACACAGGGCCTTCTTTGGTTATGCTGTGCTTCTCCCATCAGCCCAAGAACCCTGTTGAgctagtctctctctcttcccagtatttgttcctttcttccatccacccatccatccatgaTTGTATAAACTTCCTGACCAGCTCTCAGGCTTTGAATAGCACCAGGAGACTCAGCACTGAAATTGCCAGACCCTGGGAAACTTGGGGATCACCTTGGGGCAACTAGTAAAGGGTTTTACATAGGAAGAGACATGCCCAAAACTTGATTTTAAAGGccaggaaaaaaacaactttaaaaccAATAATTAAGTGTGATATCAGGAGAGCATTTAAAGGGGTCTGAAAGGACTTAGGAGAATGTGGTCCCTCTCAGATGTCCCCAGGGGCTGGGTAGGAAACATAAATCAACCAGGTGGGGACAAAATCATGGGTCATGCCTTGTATGATGACTATCACAGCCTAGGGGATGACTCTCTCAGTTCTAGCTAATTGTTGCCAAGTGGGAATGAATGTAGGCTCATCACTGCTTGATCTTCCACTGTTTTAAGAGAAGAAGCCAGATTGCCACTTGAAATgccctgctttaaaaaaaaaacaaacaaacaagcatggTGTTGGTCAAACAAAACTTGTCTGTGGACTGGAGAGAGTCCAAGGGCTGCCATGTGCAACtgttgcctctctctttctctctctctctctttccccaccccctgcagtgaACTGACCTGCCACCTTACTGTACTTTTACAAAGACATTTACATAAAGTTACATTTAAGTACCAATTTGCATGGCCAGTccctggggagccaggcagggtgTGTCCACAGAGTGTATCTCCGTTCTCAGCACCGATCTTGCCCTTCACACTCACCCAGCCAACATTTCCCACACATTGATTCCCCCTGTCCAGCCACTGGCTATGTGGCTTCTCCCAAAGGCTGTTGAGTATCCAGTACCTGGTATGGGGAAAGCTAAGCTGCTTGCCGAAAGCAGGCAGGGGTCTGTCCCCAGGCTTAGTGGCTGTGCAGGCCTGGCCGAagcaggggtaggggtgggggttggaACTGGGGCAGTCTCTCCAGGCAGAGCTGACACCAGCTCTGCAAGTGCTAACAGTGTTACAcacaaaaatgtcaaggtcagaTCCATGTGAGAGAAGctgatatttaaaaagtaaaatagggtTCTTTACTGCAGGTGTGTCATGCATCCCCCAGCACGGTTATTAGAGCACACTTCTTTCACCATGGGAACTACTTTGTTTTCCAGGAAAATGTTGGCAGTGTTGCAGTGTCAGTGTTTTGAGAGATGCACTTTGGATACCCTTTTAGTTTCTACAAGATCTGTGGCAAGGGCCAAATTCCATGCCCTGAGGCAAAGACCAGCTTCCCATAGCTGGGCCATTGCACCCTCAGCTGCCAGCAATCATACCCTCATTGAGAACTGGCTTTCCAGGATGAGTGGCAGAGGGGCTGTGTGCTTACCCGAAGGAGCTCCAGAAAGTCTCTGGGGCAAAAGAAATGGGCTCCAGACCTGGAACTGAAAGGCTGCTGAGGCTTGGTGGAACGTGGAGCCTAGGGACAGTAGGCATTAGGCAAAAGACTAAGGACAAGGCCACACCATTCAGGACCTCAGAGCTAGCCTCCTTGAGTTTATGCTTCCCTCTTGAGCATCTAGTCACCCATCTTATTCTCAGAAGACTCACCAAGCCCAATCAAGAGATGTTCAAACACAGAGCTCTACAACCTGCAATAACACAGCAAGAGAGGGTGGGGGTTCTCACTATACTACTGGCCCTGACACACAATAATTTGCCTGACACACAATAGCTGCTCTATACTTGCTTGCTGAAtgcaaaagagaacaaaatagtTTTTTACCTGTTTTCTGGTGTCTTCCCTCTTCAGAGATCCTGGCAGCATCTGAGAGTAAAAGGGGAAGCACAGTAAAGTCTCCAGTAACTGATTTTCACCCTCTTTGGCCACACCTCCTACCTTTCTGTGGCTCTGAGGGTGACTAAGAGGCATGGTGAACTGGGGAGTGGAGAAATAAGGCAATGAAGAGGATATGGGCGGGAGTCAGATCGGATGAAACACTCAAATATCTATggtcagttttttgttttagtgTATGAAGTTTCTACATTAGATGAGTTTCAGAGCAGGCTCCTCCACGACTTCACCTCTATCTAGACCTTAGGAAGTGCTAATGACTCAATCCAAGCAAATGAGAACTGCCAGTCTGCTGAAAAAGGCACAAGTCAACTTGAAAGTATTTGTCGTTTAGTGTCAGCATCCAATTATTCTCATTCCTGTTACTTTCCCTCCATACCCTTGAAAAGTAGGGAATCTAACCACTGACACTGATGTTTCAGCAGCCCCCAAGGCTTGAGAAAGCACACAgatatcagaaaggaagaagataaaTTATGTGAAGTGTTATTGAATGCACAAGTCTTGAAACTAAAACTTACCACTTTTCTCAGGTGTCTAGTCTGTGTTTGAGACCAGAACtagatcaacaaaacaaacaaggaagcaaaatataaccagatacattgaaattaagaacaaactgacagtaactagaggggaggggataatgaggggaaaagggagaatgttttcaggaacatgtatacaggacacgtggacaaaaccaaagcggggtaggatcaagggtgggaagcggggatggctgggctggggggaaGTGGTacggagaaaatggagacaactgtacttgaacaacagtaaaaaaaaaaaaaagtgaaaaaaaggaactaCACAATAGGCAAAGCCATGCAAATCCTACAGATGATATGGGAAGCTTCTAAGAAATCTTCACTCTGATACCACTACACTCTACTGACTGCCAGGCATTAAGAAGGACAAGTTCTTCAAAAAGCGGTGATGTTCTGGGAGGCTGTAGGTACTTTTGATGTAGCACCCTTGCTGCAAGGATTTTTGCCACAAATGTTTTGCCACATAACTAATTGGCCATAAGGCAGTTTtgccataaaaacataaaactatgaaaaataaaagagggatattaaaaataaagttaaatataaaattaaaaagactttattgaaTACATTTAAAGTATGCGTAAATTCCTAGCAACACTGTAAAAATAATTGACTTTATTTTGTATCTAAGCACTTGCCTTTCTTCTGTGGGAAATGTGGGTTCAGCTCTGCACTCACAAAGAGGGCCCTTGGCctcttattttcccccaaatgtaGTATGGtttcaaaaaaggaaaccaactctTGGGGCAAATCATCACCTGGAAGAAATGCTAACTATTTTAAGACCAGCACCATGTCTTCTTATCACTGTATAAACCACTGTGAGGGTGgcaaagatttatttataatacaaaaatgtcAGTAACTGCAAACACTTAGTcaatggagaaatgaaaccaaacaaaaacaccaaacatttttttacaGTGGTTGAATGGTtagtaaatgaagaaatgaaaccaaaaatactaacaaaaaaaccaaactgtCAAtcagttatttatctttttatggcAAAATTGCCTTATGGTCAATTAGTTATGCAGCAAAATGTTTGCAGCAAAGATGGTATGGCAAAAATACCAGACACAGTTCTGAGAAGATGGAGTAGGTGTACTTTCCCATATTTATTCTTCTAAATACTACTAAAAACCTTGGAAATTATAAAACAAGCATAAGGAGACTctgaaatatagaaagaaaacacaCTGATTAGGGACCTCAGGACCTGAGGAATGATATGGCAATAAATTCCATGGGTTTGCTCTTTGCTTCATATATCCCAGACTGAATTCTGGAGAAGCCAGCAACTGGAAATACCAATaggcccagacaaaaaaaaaaaaaaatccagcaaaaTTCGGCTCTTCTAGACAAAAAACCAGGAAAGAGGCAGTCTAGGTAGAAATCCTTCAGGCAATAACTGCCCTACTCCAGATAAGTTATGTGAAGTGTTATTGAATGCACAAGTCTTGAAACTAAAACTTACCACTTTTCTCAGGTGTCTACTCCAGAAAAACCTGAAGCCTCACCCCTATGCACTGACAGCAAAGGCTGAGTGGGGAGCCTAGACTTCTTTAACAAAGCTCCTCAGGCCACTCCCTGATACTCCATCTAAATGATGCCAGAGGAGGCTGAGCCTGGAGCTGGGCCCTCCATCCCCACTGGGCTCTTCCTCCCCACAGTGCCAGTGGAGACCACATGGGTAGCCTGAACATTCGCCCCCACCCAGTGGTGATGAaacatttctcccttcctccctgaggTGGTGTAAGAGAGATCTAATGGACAGTTGGGGCATCTACCATCACTCAGTGGTAACAACACCACCTCCTACAGTGGAATCTGTGTGGAAGACATGTGAATAGCCATAATAAAGTACCCCTCCCTTTTCTCAACTAAAGTGGTAATAGTGGGTGCCTAATGGGGAACatgaacccccacctctgcccaacAATAACAAGGAACCTTCACTCCCCAGGTGTCACGGGAGGCTGAATGCAGAATCTGAACTCCTGTCCCCACTTAGCAGTAGTGAGGCAGTGCTCACTTCATTTCGGCAGAGCAGTGT
The sequence above is drawn from the Desmodus rotundus isolate HL8 chromosome 12, HLdesRot8A.1, whole genome shotgun sequence genome and encodes:
- the CD22 gene encoding B-cell receptor CD22 isoform X3, giving the protein MHLLSPLLLLLEHLAFSDSQDWKFEHPETFYAWEGTCIWIPCRYTIPGNGKVLDNLTVYQNYEWDSITKNFNGAILYEEKKFETSASKGRVQFLGDNKSNCTLHIHPVNAQDNGHLGLRVTSGNDKWMDKIVLNISKTAPPPRIDLPLEIRELQEATVTCKLDFACFGYQIKLQWSLEGTQHNLSSVPSSILTTKTVSTQSQLTFQPVWTNHGKKLTCQLWNDSADGLLSQETVRLDVKHSPKNVTMVIQNPTPIREGDNVTLFCNYTSSNPRVTSYEWQSQGFRKEIMPGVMMIQKVPWNASQFSCAACNQWCSWAVPVNLHVQYAPRGVNVLPISLGSEIHSGHPVLLRCNFSSSYPTDVLFFWKKNGIFLKEGRDLSFNPISPEDTGNYNCLVNNSIGQSTSEAWKLQVLYAPRRLRVSISPEDSVMEGKKAVLTCESDANPPISQYTWFDWNNQNLHHDDQTLRLDPVKVQHSGAYWCQGANRLGMDQSPPRILTVYYSPETISRQVALGMGLFLAILLLPLLGVKLQRSWKRIQSQQELQENSSAQSFFVRNRKVRRAPLSEGPHSLGCYNPVMEDSISYATLRFPVAEADTPRIGEAGTSEVQRTSLNRDNTVTYSVVQKHQVGDYENVTPDVPEDEGIHYSELVHLGLGERPLSQEGVEYVTLKH
- the CD22 gene encoding B-cell receptor CD22 isoform X1; translation: MHLLSPLLLLLEHLAFSDSQDWKFEHPETFYAWEGTCIWIPCRYTIPGNGKVLDNLTVYQNYEWDSITKNFNGAILYEEKKFETSASKGRVQFLGDNKSNCTLHIHPVNAQDNGHLGLRVTSGNDKWMDKIVLNISKTAPPPRIDLPLEIRELQEATVTCKLDFACFGYQIKLQWSLEGTQHNLSSVPSSILTTKTVSTQSQLTFQPVWTNHGKKLTCQLWNDSADGLLSQETVRLDVKHSPKLQITFSPGEAIVNKGNSVNMTSPGEAIVKKGDSVTMKCQIISSNPQYKTMSWFKDGNHLSEQETLHREQKTVTLTLSSVTKQMTGNYHCEAQNDIGSTKLEVTLQVHYAPEPSTVEFTVLPAKEGSKISLTCTSQAYPPPISYTWYHNKIEIPTTNKTFQIPKVLLKHAGNYSCLAKNSVGPGEIGQAAELDVQYSPKNVTMVIQNPTPIREGDNVTLFCNYTSSNPRVTSYEWQSQGFRKEIMPGVMMIQKVPWNASQFSCAACNQWCSWAVPVNLHVQYAPRGVNVLPISLGSEIHSGHPVLLRCNFSSSYPTDVLFFWKKNGIFLKEGRDLSFNPISPEDTGNYNCLVNNSIGQSTSEAWKLQVLYAPRRLRVSISPEDSVMEGKKAVLTCESDANPPISQYTWFDWNNQNLHHDDQTLRLDPVKVQHSGAYWCQGANRLGMDQSPPRILTVYYSPETISRQVALGMGLFLAILLLPLLGVKLQRSWKRIQSQQELQENSSAQSFFVRNRKVRRAPLSEGPHSLGCYNPVMEDSISYATLRFPVAEADTPRIGEAGTSEVQRTSLNRDNTVTYSVVQKHQVGDYENVTPDVPEDEGIHYSELVHLGLGERPLSQEGVEYVTLKH